Proteins co-encoded in one Gossypium arboreum isolate Shixiya-1 chromosome 11, ASM2569848v2, whole genome shotgun sequence genomic window:
- the LOC108454669 gene encoding silicon efflux transporter LSI2-like — protein sequence MTERIKKEKKGRRFKTRTTMALATTYKVVLGSIAFAIFWALAVFPAVPLLPIGRTAGSLLGATLMVLFRVITPDEAYAAIDLPILGLLFGTMVVSVYLERADIFKYLGNLLSWKSKGAKDLICRICLVSAISSAFFTNDTSCVILTEFVLKIARQHNLPPHPFLLALASSANIGSSATPIGNPQNLVIAVQSKVSFGDFLVGVLPAMLVGVSVNALILIIMYWRLLSVHKDEEDGTGEIVGEDDVSSHRFSPATMSHISASNSMDHVQSSPNNINGSLATHLDSIRNRINSGDQLESQRSPCGSIDSNDISTPAQFSEEKESKTEHWKNKMWKFCVYLVTIGMLVALLMGLNMSWTAITASLALVVLDFKDARPCLEKVSYSLLIFFCGMFITVEGFNKTGIPSTLWNFMEPYAKVDRVSGIAVLAVVIILLSNVASNVPTVLLLGGRVAASAAAISASEEKKAWLILAWVSTVAGNLSLLGSAANLIVCEQARRAPHLGYTLSFWNHLKFGVPSTLIVTAIGLTLIR from the exons ATGACcgaaagaataaaaaaagaaaaaaagggtcgAAGGTTTAAGACCAGAACAACAATGGCGTTAGCCACTACATACAAAGTGGTTCTCGGCTCAATAGCCTTTGCAATCTTCTGGGCATTAGCTGTTTTCCCTGCCGTCCCACTTTTACCAATCGGAAGAACCGCCGGGTCTTTACTCGGTGCCACGCTTATGGTTTTATTCAGAGTAATAACCCCAGATGAAGCTTATGCCGCCATTGATCTACCAATCTTGGGTCTTTTATTCGGCACCATGGTCGTTAGTGTTTATCTCGAAAGAGCCGATATATTTAAGTATTTAGGTAATTTGCTTTCATGGAAAAGTAAAGGAGCTAAGGATTTAATCTGTAGAATTTGTTTGGTTTCTGCGATTTCAAGTGCTTTTTTCACTAATGATACTTCCTGTGTGATATTAACTGAGTTTGTATTGAAAATTGCAAGGCAACATAATTTGCCTCCTCACCCATTTTTGTTAGCACTTGCTTCGAGTGCTAATATAGGTTCTTCGGCTACTCCGATTGGGAATCCACAGAATTTGGTGATTGCTGTTCAAAGTAAGGTTTCTTTCGGGGATTTTCTTGTTGGGGTTTTGCCGGCTATGCTGGTTGGTGTCTCGGTGAATGCTTTGATACTTATAATTATGTATTGGAGATTGTTATCTGTTCATAAAGATGAAGAAGATGGGACTGGTGAAATCGTGGGTGAAGATGATGTGAGTTCACATCGGTTTTCGCCGGCCACAATGTCACATATTTCAGCTTCGAATTCAATGGATCATGTTCAGAGCTCTCCTAATAACATTAATGGAAGTTTAGCAACTCACCTTGACAGCATTAGGAACCGAATCAACTCGGGCGATCAACTTGAAAGCCAGAGGTCACCTTGTGGTTCGATTGATTCAAATGATATATCAACGCCGGCTCAATTTTCAGAGGAAAAAGAATCAAAAACAGAGCATTGGAAGAACAAGATGTGGAAATTCTGTGTTTATTTAGTCACTATTGGGATGTTGGTTGCTTTGCTTATGGGTTTGAATATGTCATGGACAGCCATTACAGCATCATTGGCACTTGTTGTTCTTGATTTTAAGGATGCAAGGCCTTGCTTGGAAAAG GTATCGTATTcgcttttgattttcttctgtGGAATGTTTATTACGGTGGAAGGGTTCAATAAAACTGGGATTCCAAGTACTCTTTGGAACTTTATGGAACCCTATGCCAAGGTCGATCGTGTTTCCGGGATTGCGGTTTTAGCTGTCGTTATTATTCTCCTCTCCAATGTGGCTTCCAACGTACCAACCG TTCTGTTGCTTGGAGGAAGAGTGGCAGCATCAGCCGCGGCGATATCAGCAAGTGAAGAGAAGAAAGCATGGCTGATATTAGCATGGGTGAGCACGGTAGCCGGAAACCTGTCGTTGTTGGGATCGGCGGCGAACTTGATAGTATGTGAGCAAGCTCGTCGAGCACCACATCTTGGCTACACATTGTCTTTCTGGAATCACCTTAAATTTGGAGTTCCTTCTACGCTTATAGTCACTGCAATTGGTTTGACACTAATTAGATGA